The DNA window agaagattaatagccacagtctttactatttcaatcccccacatgagtttctgaagctgtacagaatcaccaaacaaCAAGAAACACTTCTAAGGTTCTCCAGAGGTTAGTCAAGCATTCTCACCTTGAGGTTGGGCGGATCAAAGTCCCATACACAAATTTGCCCGTCCCTGGAACCCGTCACCACTGTCTGAACATCCCGGGTCAACATCACACAGGAGATGTCGTGTGTGGGCGCCTCCCGACCCCACATCACCAGCGGCACTACCAGATTCAGCGACCCCATGATGGATGCTGCAAGgtcacattaggttaggttaggttgggttaggttagggatttTAACGGATATTTATGgatgaaaggttaggttaggttaggttaggttaggttagggatttTAACGGATATTTATGggtgaaaggttaggttaggttgggttgggttaggttagggatttTAACGGATATTTTTGggtgaaaggttaggttaggttgggttaggttaggttaagttaggttaggctgtgttaggttaggttaggttaggtttgttgtgTTGGGGTTAAGGAAGTACTGTGTTAGATTTCCACAATAGCTGCATTCCAAGAGACATTGCGTGTTTTAAAATTggtgtaaaacaaacttgtaattctcccAAGAAACACTAGAGGATGCAGGATATGGTCCAAATCGTGTAAAAGCAAACAGATCGCACAAATTTagttaattatatttttccgGTTGCATATtgacaaaaacacataaattaaacacacataaatcaagagttactgTATTGTGTTGAGATGGGATGGGTTGTGTTGGAGGTAATTAACCTAACTttaaaataacctaacctaacctaacctaaccacaacaacaacaataacaataatatttctctttctcgacTTAACTATAGCGTAAACTAATcttaattttaacctaacctatcttaaccccttcagtactgggacacatttttaccttgagttttgtgtaccattagaccattttattgacactaggaggggtctatggagggcagaagattaatggccacattcttaactattttaattgagttttgagtaccattagaccattttattgacattagcaagggtctatggagggcagaagattaatggccacagtcttaactattttaattgagttttgtgtaccattagaccattttattgacatcaggaatggtctatggagggcagaagattaatggccacagtcctcactattttaatcccccacatgagtttctgaagctgtatagaatcaccaaatagtcaccagaatgaatatggaaacacgtcatgctactgaaggggttaacaggcaGACAAATCTTAACCCAATACTtcttaaactaacttaacctaacttagtgtaatcttaacctaacctaacttaactgcaATCCTAAAACCAAACTTATACTTAATTAATCCAAAAATGCCTTAaacttaacctaccctaacacacacacacacacacaggcctatgTACGTGAACCAAATCCTACATGTACGTAAATAAGacccaaaaatacacacacacacacacacacgtacagaccccctaacacacacacacacgtacacacaaacctACACACAGCAAATCTAAACCCGAGATCAGTACACACCAAATCTATGTACGTAAATGACACTGATaacacacacgtatacagagaaacgtacacacacacaaacacacaccaaaaccttATGTACGTGTGTTATGTACGTATTAGTTGTGGGCTAGAatgacgtacacacacacacacaggtacacatgGATACTTACATAGCTAGGGGggcggggggaggaggaaaactggaggaaaataaagaagaacagtggaggaggaggaggaggaggaggagaaataaagttatagacctcctctctcctctttctctctctcccttgctttctcctctctcctctctctctctcacttcctatgtgtgtgtctgggctGGCTGTAGGGTAAAATAACCGCCATTATTgatcacacacacgtacacacacacacacgaactgtCTCAACATGGCTACCTGATATTGATTAAGGGGTAACTTTCATATTTGTCCCTATCACCACAGCCAGGCGTTTTTCAGgctttttgatatttttaacGGCTTTTTCAGGTCCTATTTACCCAGGTTTAattatttgtggtgtttttaaagCCTTGTGGGTAAATGTCTTAGGggtaatttatgtattttgcgAGTTTTGGGGTAagctgtgatattttggtgtgttttgcgttgttttgtattttgtgtagttttttttagggtttagttgtcttgttttaatttttgtagTGTCCTAATAGTTGATCTAGTATTTTTGTCATTGTATTCCCCCAAAAACACATGGTATAGTTTATAATATATGTATTTCATTCGTTATCTTCACACTaatctaatttcttgcattgcTCTCTATACACAGCAATGATTTATATTTACCCTCCCGTCTTACTGTTCTTAATTCATTCACTAGTGGAAATATTAGACATTTTACTACAACTATTGCCCATGTAACGCAAAACTCCATTAAACTACAAAACCTTTCTCTCTTATACATTTTAATCTGCAGCGCACCGATTAAGTTTTGATCTATATTATGACCTTGTTTTACCTCAGTGACCCCGGTGACCTGAACTCTCTTATGTGTGACCTTAATGGTGATATTTCTATAGCGAATCCTCTCTGCAGCCACTTAATCCTACCTGTCTAGCACATATATGGcttaattattatatttatcgTGATTTAATCCATTTGATTACTGTGACGCGTCTAAATATTGTTATAGGTAGCTAGTTAATCTTTCCATGCCAAACCCTTGACATATTAATGGTCAAATGAATTAGTTTAGTTAGCATGACCTCGATAAGCTACATTTTAACCCTCCTGACCTATTTTCCCGGTGACCTGACTTATGTTTATCTTCCTGTGAATTTTATGGCACAGGTCAAGGTATTTTTATCGTCTCTGTGACCTCAAGTGTAAAATGTCAAGGTCACAGTGATTGCTTTATGGAAAATAGCAAAGGTCATGTGATTTAACCTCCATGACCTATTTTGACCTTTCCCAGTGGTATGGTGACCGTGTGTGCGTCAGACATTTGGGTCAAGGAGGTCatgtgtacgtgtatgtgtttgtgtaggtgtaTTGGaagtaatttatttttgtatacatatccgttttctttgacttttGACAGTCAGGTGATCACTTACTCTTGATCTTGGTTCTTTGGTTGCGTGTTATGTCTTCTAATGTCTTATATTAGTGACATTGAGGGTGTTTTTGCATCGTATTTGCATTTTAGTGTACTTTAATGCAGTTTGTATCTAACTTTGtatgttttcaagtgtttggTGAAATAGAAGTGCATTATTCTAGCTGTTATGTCTCGCGGACTGTCATTTCTCTCGCTGACAGTCAGGTGACAAGACTTTTGCGCGGGGAATTCTTTTGTACGGGTTTACTTTACAGCGGCAATTCAAACTGTGGTATCTTTATGCATTTATATTCTTTATATCTATCAGTTATTTACTATGTCTGTGTGGACGTGAATGTTGTAATGTGCATGtcaaccccttgagtaccatggagcatttccacattcactctggtgactatttgttgttttgtacagcttcagactcttatgttggggattacaATAGCGAACACCCCAcactccacacccacacccacacttcacactcacacccacactcactaaTGTTTGGCGCCCACCTTGCAGCCAAGAGTCACTCAAAGCTCTCCACTGTTCGAGGCTTCTGTTTGTCACAAGCGGCCCGCTGCTGTGCCGCCCACCATGGGCCTTGAGAGGCTGAGGCCTGGGGTCTGGGTCCTGGGGCCTGGGGCCTGGGGTGTCTGGCGTGGCAGTGATCACTGGTCAGGATATCTTATTGCTTATTTATAATACCCTGCCACTCACTGACTGCTTGACTGTTTGACACAGTCCAGCGCCGCTCAGCCTCCCCCTCACGGACTTTCCAGAATGAGGCCACGAGAATAACATACTGCTGTGTCCCAAGGCTCACGAGTGGCAGACACGGCAGGTGACACAGGCGACACAGCACATGCAGGGTAAACTGCATCCACTCACAccatactgactgactgactctttcACTGATGCAGTGACTCACTGACTGGCTCTACCGAGTGTTTGTTGTTGACAGTCAGCCAGGCTGGCCTGTGTGTCGTCCACCCTCCAGCCTGTCTCTCACACGGACTGCGGCTGTCATATGGCAGACTAATATAGTCTACCATATGACAGCCACAGTCCGTGAGAGAGATTGTATAATATACAATACTGTATATTATACAGTATTGTGTCTTCATATCAACCGCGCCGCGCCTCGGGTGGAGCTGGCCGCTGGCACCAGCAGGGCCATCCCCTGGGGCTGTGGACACCCTTTTacatgggtgtgggtgtgggtgtccaGCTTGTGAGAAGGCCGGGCTGACTGGCAGACCATGGCCTTGCTCACAGTGCGTCATGCAGGTCAGAGGACGACACTGTGTGACCCAGCATGACGATGCCCAGTAAGCACTGAGCACTGAGCACTGGGACCTGCTGAGTAGCTAGCAACACTGGGCTACCTAAGAGTATGTTATAAGGACTCTGTACAATGCACAGTAATATCATTGCTGAAGTGACCAGTGCCACAgcagggcagcagcagcagcaacaacagcagcagcatggcTCGGGGGAAGGCATGTACGTACAGCCTTTTATTAAAGGTGTGAAGGGTTGCAGTGGATCAGCTTCCTGTAAGTCAGCCGCCGCCCTTCACTGACACTGAGGACCACGAGAGGTTGAGTGTTGAGTGGGGGACAAGGCAGGCACTGGCTCCATGGCACCACTCGATCCATGGTGGCTCCAGTCTGCCCTGGCTCGACGCTTCCACTCTGACAAATTTCTGCCACGCTCTTTCACTGCCTACATTTCAAAGGCTTTACTTCAATGTTCACAAACTTTTGAtgctgtttttatggttctagtctGCATCCCAAAGGCTCTAGTAGTCTAGCTGAAGCAACACGAGGTTTTACGAGatgttttcacggttctagtgacagattaacgagattcCTGTGTTCAAAAGGGTCTAACTGAAATGACACACGGACTTAAGGGTGTTTACATggctctagtgacaaattaacttcATATTTCTGCCCTCAAAAGAGTTTATTTAAGGCGACACGAGGGTTTGCAAGAGTGTTTTTGCCGTGGTTCAGTATTCAAATAGGTTCTGTTtgattttaaggatgttttcatagttctagtgacaggttaacaagattttcaCACTCAGAAGGCTCTAGCTAAAGAaacacacgggtttttaagggtttggCGGCCGTTCCATAGTGACAGATGAATAAGTTTTCAACATTCAAAGATATCAAGtcgagataatgaaaataaaataaaataaataacttgatttaaaacaataataaagtaTAAACAACTTTATTTTATTACCACACTGATAACTACCACTGAcatcaacaataaaacaaacaaaaaatcagCAAGGAATCAAAATGTCGAGattaagaaaaagggaaaaacaaaaaatgaaaatgccCAAACATACAACAcaactcaaaacacaaaaacaattcCATTTAATTAACCCGCCATAATTATCACACACTTTCACCACAAGACGAGGgaataaagtagaaaataagaaaccaTTACAAAATATGAAGTCGACGTTCCACATGACAACAAGAGCAAGGCGGCTTTTGggagacacacactcactctcaccgcTTCTCACTTTGTTGTTCCTCTCGCCTCTCCCAGcaggtgagtgagaggagagagagagaaagggagaggtgtgGGGTGTAttgtgaaagggagagagagagagagagaggaggagttgaggttgtgagagagagagagagagagttgaggttGTGAGATAGTTTTGAggtttttgtgagagagagagagagtgggggggagttgaggttgtgagagagagagttttgaggttgtgagagagatgggggagttttgaggttgtgagagagagagagggggagttttgaggttgtgagagagagagagagagagagagagagaggaggagttgaggttgaggttgagagagagggggagtttTGAGGTTGTGAGAGAGAGTAAGTTTTTTGAggttgtgagagaaagaggggagagtttTGAGGTtgtgagagaggtgagaaagaggggagagttttgaggttgtgagagagagtattttttaggttgtgagagagagagagaggggagagttttgaggttgtgagagagagagagagagagtaagttttTTGGGGTTGTGTGTGAGAATTTTTTTTAAGCTAGATAGAGAGAGTTTTgagattgtgagagagagagagagggagggagaagaattttaagtaggagagagagagagagagatttttagcaagagagagagagaagtattttTAGCAAGAGAAAGATAATTTTTAAAgctagggaaagaaagagagaaaaaaaaattgttagagagagagggagaggtatttTAGGACAGCTGATTtttaagccagagagagagagagagagagagagagagagaaatattgtaactaagaaaagagagagagattagagagagaaaataagaaaagagagaagaagaaattgaaagcaaggaaaagagagagagagagagagagagagagagagagagagagagagagagagagagagagagaaagaaagagagagagagagaaacttaacctatcctaactaaactaaaccaaaccaaacctaacctaacctaacctaatctaatctaacctatcctaacccaacctaatctaaccacacTACTCCCCAGAACACCATGGCCACTGCAGCCACCGCCAGCACCCCTGCCATGGCCACCCCCCCGAGGCGCCCCCTACAGTGCCGGTGACAAAGGTGGTGGTACATCCTCTGGTGTTGCTCAGCGTGGTGGATCACTTCACCCGTATGACAAAGATCGGGTCAACGCGGCGAGTGGTTGGCGTCCTTCTTGGCTCATGGAGGGGCCGGGGAGTCCTTGATGTCTCCAACTCctatgctggtgtgtgtgtgtgtgtgtgtgtgtttgtgtctgtttgtcatgTGCATCTTAAGTCttgcatattttttattttatttttttcatgttttttttaatgattgtgatgtgtgtgtgtgtgtgtgtgtgtgtgtgtctaacaaaaataagtaataataagtggtttgataaataatgaaaaatctctctctctctctctctctctctctctctctctctcccccacagtTCCGTttgatgaggatgagaaggacAAATCAGTTTGGTTCCTGGACCACGACTACTTAGAGAACAAGTATAATATGTTCAAaaaggtgtgtgtctgtgtgtgtgtgtgtgtgttttgtctatctatctatgtctgtctgtctaactttgtatatctatctctctgttttttgtctctctctctctctctctctctctctctctctctctctctctctctctctctctctctctctctctctcccagcccccacacacacaccaccactaacttaacctaaccattcttatttcttttctctccacctcccctgtatctcccaccaccaccaccaccttaacctaacctaacttaacgacCCACAGGTGAACGCCAGAGAGAAGATCGTTGGCTGGTACCACACCGGCCCCAAACTGTACCAGAACGACATTGCCATAAATGACCTGGTCCGCCGCCACTGTGGAACCTCTGTGCTGGTTATCATCGATGCCCACGCCTCCAACATTGGCCTGCCCACTGAGGCTTACTATAGCGTGGAGGAGGTACATGATGTGAGTATCTGGGGGGGGGAGGTGTGGGGtgaagggctctctctctctctctctcttcctgtttttgtctctgtctcttccatGCCTCCAAGGTTTTTAGTGTGGAGGAGGTGCATGTGAGTGTCTGGGGGCAGCTGGGGgggttagtctgtctgtctgtttgtctctgtctctctctctctgtctgtctttctgtctctctgtcattctctctctctcatggtaaaaTATTCAGTGTTGCTTATAAATTTCTCTTTCTAgcttaaaaattctctctctctctctctctctctctctctctctcatgctaaaAAATTCAATCTCGCTTATAATTTCTCTCCCTAGCTtaaaaaatttctctctctctcctctcctatcctctcctaacctaacctaaactaacctaacctaaacctaccctaccctaccagGACGGGACCCCAACCACAAAAACCTTCGAGCACGTAGCCAGCGAGATCGGGgcggaggaagcggaggaggtgggagTGGAGCATCTACTGAGGGACATCAAGGACACAGTGGTGGGATCCCTGGGCCAGCGGATCACCACACAGCTGCTGGGTCTGAGAGGTCTACACAAGCAGCTGAGTGAAGTGGCCAATTATCTCCAGCAGGTGGTGGCCGGGACGCTGCCAGTCAACCATACTATTGTTTATcatttgcaggtgtgtgtgtgtgtgtgtgtgtgttttctgttttgttttcattcttttcgttcgtctctctctctctctctctctctctctctctctctctctctctctctctctctctctctctctctctctctctccccccccaacctaacctaacccaacctgctCTACCTGCTCTAATCCCCACAGGACATGTTCAACCTCCTCCCGGACGTCACCAACCCAGCACTCATCAAGTCCCTCTACGTCAAGACCAACGACCAGATGCTTGTCGTGTACCTGGCCTCCCTCATCCGGTCCATCATTGCCCTTCACAACCTCATCAATAACAAGTTGGCTAACACTGATgctgagaagaaggaagggaaggagaaggagaagaaggatggagatAAGGACGgcaagaaggaggacaaggacaaggaggagaaggagaaagacaagaaggatgagaagaaatagTTTGGGGTGtgggtttgtttgtgtatgtgtgagagagactgtgtgtgtgtgtgtgtgtgtgtgtgtgtgtgtgtgtgtgtgtgtgtgtgtgtgagaactaATACAATAACTATATATAGCAAAACATGtgcaaacaataaaagaaatacaaaaaaaacaaggtatGCATTTCTtgtgcaggaaggaaagagaaagaaaagcaatatAAAGAGggcaattttcttcttttctaagtCTGAGGTTAAATACAAGAATTAGTTAagttaggaaggagagaagttcTATTTACTAATGTGGGATGTTTACTAGTAAAATCATTCTgaacttgtgtgttttttgtacctgttatctctctctctctctctctctctctctctctctctctctctctctctctctctctctctctctctctctctcagaattccaacttattttgatttatttgttactcaaaaactattatcattattattactaccagctatttatatttcctaacctaaccttgccaatctctctctctctctctctctctctctctctctctctctctctctctctctctctctctctctcaaccaaatCATTTCCTTTAAACTGGTATCAAAACTTGAATTTACACTACGAGTTGAACAAGatgcgagtagtagtagtagtagtagtagtagtgtttgtaatagtagtagtggtggtggtggtggtggtagtaatagtaatttcaGTGATTGATGCTTTTACCACCGGCCAGGGACATCAGatcacacatcattctaaataaTAGAGAGTATTTGACGTGTGTTAagtaattgctataccaagaaaaatcaatcTTCAGACCAACTTTCATTTGGTATACAGTTTAATTattatccttcatttaaatgcacatgtTACATCTACACATGCACATGTGTATTCACATGTGTAGCTACAGGGCCTTGTTCAGCGATAGgtttgccccaaagacagcttccacctctcacccaagtccaccaCAGCTGGAAAACAGTGTGTTATGATGATAGTGTTTTCCAGCACATATAAATGAGATGATACTATCATCTCACTCGTGTATGATTTACCGTCTAACTCTTGGTGGCACAGTATGCCGCGACTATTGCGAGTCTGTTAATATCACATATATGGTGGGCAGCCTCcaaacatggacataagacggaaaataaggagcgtaaCTGGGGTTCCCATGTATTCTCAATGGGCGGCAGGCAAGGTTTTGTGTGGTATGGGGTTATGGGCAGCAGCGGACCCTTCACTTGTGTGACGTCATGCCGCCGCCTCTTATTCACCCTCCTTGCCAGACACACCCAAAAGTTGTGCTAGATCAGCTGAAATCCGTTTCACTTGAAACCAACTGGGAAATGTTCGGCATCACCCACGTACCATGCATGAGCATTGCCAGACAGTTTCAGAGGTGGGACACCCCTGccagacacacccaaaagactACACCTCTATAAATTTTGCTGGATTACCAACAATATTAAAGTACATTTAATAAGACATTGAAGATTCATATATATAAAGCTGTCTGTAAAGAACGGAGTTTGATTTAAAAGGGCGTTGGGTGAGAACAGCACATTGGCGCTTGAGAGGGTGGAGAGATGCGGGGTAGAGGGAAATGTACGTGGCATGGGATGGCGAGGCTGTTTAATACCAAAATAGTATACATGTTTTATAATGATGTAATTCTGGTACATACATGGCTAACAGATCTGGCATTGGATGGCCAGGCTGTTTGATACCAAAATTCTATACATATTTTATAATgaattatatacatttttatttatagcaCAACTTGGCTgagcacacaccaaaatcatacccacacagtccacacacacgcacagaccacttaaaacactcagcacacaccaaaatcatccccacacacgcacagaccacttaaaacccttaaaactaacctaaaacacactcaatacaccatgcaacacctcaaaattactctaaccgcactcagaacacacccatatattcaaacacccctctacaccacactcaagatatgtaaaatatacctaaacacatctaacacacactgaaaacacacaaaatacacccaaaacgccctgcaacactaccaaacacactcaaaatacttcagatttaaccccaaaacaccaaaatgcgttataaagaacggtaacattaaaaaggggacttacctaaatattgtggcttggctcctcctcttcttccacttccatttttcctttcttcttcgtcctctttcttttttgtttcttctactgctcccatctacacgcctgagcctagaaacacatcaaaacacttagaaaacacgagatattaggcaaaatattgaggaagtggagggagagtacctcttgtggcttgcctgctcctccacttattcctccctttctgcttccttcctcctcaccctcctttatttatccttgcttcttccttctgctactaatatctacacacctgagccaagaaacacatgaaaacacgtagagatcactagatattaggcaaaatatcgacgaactgggcggtaGGGAGGAGGGACCCGGGCCTGGGCctgggctgtgacgtcatcaagagcgCGGAAACACTGGTGACTCGTctgaattacgtaaataattttaaaaatgacttcaagaaaaaacgaagccaaggccgaatgcttacttttttatgacttgatagatactttaattaatatccaaaacatcaaaacatctcctgcttaactagttttaaagaACTGTCTAGATTaggtatataaaatgtatataaacatttccgcttataacgctgccaaaacgtccagccatttcgactttatatttctttcgaaaaatattagacaatataaactctcttctcaggcatccaacactgacctagaaccagaagtgaacgagtgaaagagcatacatgtaaaacaaaaccattacactctaaactcattaaaaactcttgtaaagtccacctattttcacttggcaagtattctaacacattctacagagtctgagctttcttttaaggcattctacaacgagtttgaccgtcaaacagaaacgtaaacaaataaaatcgaaaaaaataaaacatactttaaacgggacaaaacaccacttcaaagtccacatatttcactcaatggattgatttcacgcttaaaaaaGTACAGACGATTCTTTGATCAAATATAGGCCCAGTAcacctcaaaataaaaaaattgaaatcggGAGTTGGAAAATTTGGACGGTTTTGGCAGCTCCTATTTAagctataaaacaccactaaacgccacatatttaccgaacacaggcgcggaacacacttcaaacacaacgaaatatttagagaaaccataaaaacacatcatggaagcgtaatattatttttagagaatatataaaaagtattggaacccgCAGGTTGCCACTGGGGGGACAGGGGTGGTGGtcggggggcggggcggggttggGCGGGGGCCAGGCGGGAGGTAACATCCGGGAACACTGCAGCGCTGGCTCCATAATCCTTATGTTGCATTTATTATCTCACCACAACCAAATTAAGCCTTATCGGGCAAACTTGGCCAGGAAACATGCAATGGCACAATAGTAGTGGttccattctgacacatgtttggcttacggtgagtcaaagaagcaaataatagcTGGTAATACTGACAACTGCTGCTTATATATACCCAtcaccttttcaacatttgggcactgttttcactctcggatgcaaagaaaacctacaaataagagagtggccttagaaatacctgaaataaatgatggtgaggcgttgtggagagtcgtggtgaagagttattgctctcttgtctcgccgctggtgctgtcgggaatgtcatcacttcactttgtgtgtgtaggtgtatatGGGCATGTTGTGGGGTGTTTATGGGGTGTATAAGCAACACCACACGGCCATCACCACTATTTGTTGACATGAGCAGACGTGCACTCGGCCCACcacacttctttctctccttacacactaatcccttatcaacaccactgccacaccttacacacctgt is part of the Portunus trituberculatus isolate SZX2019 chromosome 2, ASM1759143v1, whole genome shotgun sequence genome and encodes:
- the LOC123503004 gene encoding 26S proteasome non-ATPase regulatory subunit 7-like; translated protein: MTTRARRLLGDTHSLSPLLTLLFLSPLPAEHHGHCSHRQHPCHGHPPEAPPTVPVTKVVVHPLVLLSVVDHFTRMTKIGSTRRVVGVLLGSWRGRGVLDVSNSYAVPFDEDEKDKSVWFLDHDYLENKYNMFKKVNAREKIVGWYHTGPKLYQNDIAINDLVRRHCGTSVLVIIDAHASNIGLPTEAYYSVEEVHDDGTPTTKTFEHVASEIGAEEAEEVGVEHLLRDIKDTVVGSLGQRITTQLLGLRGLHKQLSEVANYLQQVVAGTLPVNHTIVYHLQDMFNLLPDVTNPALIKSLYVKTNDQMLVVYLASLIRSIIALHNLINNKLANTDAEKKEGKEKEKKDGDKDGKKEDKDKEEKEKDKKDEKK